A region of the Acanthopagrus latus isolate v.2019 chromosome 18, fAcaLat1.1, whole genome shotgun sequence genome:
GTCACTGAGGCCAGGGCCTCCACACAGGATCGGTGACGTGCGTGGGGCCAACGGTGGAGGAGAAGGGCTCCCTGGTGTCACAGTGGAGGCCAGGCACCTGGGTGAGGTATGGGTGGGACATGGCGTGCTGATGTTGCAgatgttgaggagacagagctgcaggggaGGGGGTCAGCTCCCTGTACATGTCCCCTGGGGATGAAGGGTGGGTCTGGGGTTCGGGATACGCGAGGGAAGCCCGCAATGCCTCCCCGCAGCCCTCCCCTAACTCCTGGCTCTTGCTGGCTATGAAGTGGCTGACCCTCATCAGACAGGCCCTCATGCCTTCATGGTAGTTGTGCTGGCGGGTACACGCATGTCCCAGCTCCCTGCTCGGGACTCCGTTCCGGGCCCGGTGAGCCCTCTCCACCTCGTTCTTTGTCCT
Encoded here:
- the her5 gene encoding hairy-related 5 yields the protein MKALSPESPRPRSMRRFSKPVMEKRRRERINQSLETLRLLMLENTDSENLKNPKVEKAEILDSVVHFLRTKNEVERAHRARNGVPSRELGHACTRQHNYHEGMRACLMRVSHFIASKSQELGEGCGEALRASLAYPEPQTHPSSPGDMYRELTPSPAALSPQHLQHQHAMSHPYLTQVPGLHCDTREPFSSTVGPTHVTDPVWRPWPQ